The sequence TTGTCTGGTACATAAGGAAGCACAAGATTGTCCGCCGTTCCTACGACAAAGACCAGGACACATTTCGCCACTATTTTCTTGTGCTGCCATGTTTGGTCTTAGCTTTACTCATACATGAGAAGTTTACCTTCAGAGAGGTACTCTTTAACTTTTTTCTTACTGCTGCTACATATCTTGATTTTATCGAAGTTATGGTGTCAGAACATTTTCATATACAGGTATTGTGGGCATTTTCCTTGTTCTTGGAAGCTGTTGCCATTCTTCCTCAGCTCGTTTTGCTGCAGAGGACCAGAAATATTGACAACTTGACTGGGCAATACGTTTGTCTTCTCGGGtaattttcttatttcatattatAAATCGTATGAactagatatattttttttttccattttgagTTTGATAGGAATTGTGTTTTACTTTAGAAATTTGTCTTGGTTCGAGTTGGATCTTGTGGTGCTTTTTCCGCTCCTACTATGTCCAGTTCTTAgtatttgattcatgtttctgctTGCCGCGTGTATGGATGTGTGTGCTTTATCCATTAAAGTTTTTGTTTTTCCATTTTTATTCAATAAGATGTTTAGTGAGTTTATGAGTTATCTTAATGTCAAAGCATCCATTAGTGCTTCTTGAAATTCAACATCCTGAGCGTAAGTAGTTTAGGAACCATGAAATCACGTTTAAATAAACAAAGGACTACCTCATTAGATCTTAGAAGTGCCAGGAAGAAGCAAGGATGGACTCAGTGATTTCTTTTTGTTGGGCGAGATCGGTACCAGAGGAGATTCAAATGGATTTTGGAGGGGCAGAGACATGCATTGCCAGAAAAATCACAATCTCTATTACAAAATATGTTATAGAAATTGGTACTCTGTCATTTAGTTTACAGGatgattagatttttttttaaaaaaaaaagacaaactAAAAAATCTACCTTTTCAAGTTAAAGTTTTAAGGAGTATTGATTTACGAAGCACTCTACCTCCCCGATCTGCAACATTTCAAATTCTCCCCTCAAATTCAAATCTTTCAATCCAAACGCAACTTTAGATGatgagaaaaaattatttttgcagtAGCCATCGTTGACTTTTCTTGGAATTTTACTTGTCAATATGCTATTTAGGCAATGGAGACTGTAGTAATGTTTATAGGTCCGCTAAAACTCCTCAAATCTTGCTCTCTTTTTGCAGTGCTTACCGGGCTCTATACATTTTGAACTGGATTTATCGCTACTTCACCGAGCCACACTTTGTCCACTGGATAAGTATGTCACTCTACTCTCTTTAAATCTATACACACTCTCACCTGCACGGTGTTTGGATGATATTAAATCTACACACACCTGCAGTGTTTGGGACGATGTTTCTTCAGAGGCCTGTCACATAGTTCTACTCATATGTTTGCTTTGCGTTGAAAATCTTGTACTAACACCAAGTATTGTTCACTGGTTCTCTTCCGTAGCCTGGATTTCAGGTCTTGTTCAGACTTTGCTGTACGCCGATTTCTTTTACTATTACTTCCAAAGGTAAGTTTTTTTAAGTACTTAACCGCGTATTTTAGCTCACATTTCATTTCCTCACTCGATCTTTGTTCTCAATTCACCGTTCCAGCCTGAAGAACAACGTAAAACTCCAACTACCCGCATGAGGTCGTGTGATACACTATATTGGTGGGGATGGtctagaatttttgaaacaaatggATGACCGATGCACCTATATTTAGTTACTTGTCTGACTTGATTATTACTTTCGAGCGTTTCAAGAATTTGAGACATACTTGACAATCTCACTTATTGGGATTAATTTCCTAGTTATCATATGAATCCTACGAAAGCAAATTTTCTTGGTTAATTTTGTAATGTTGTGTAAAGGGATTGGAGTCTTGAGTGTCCGATTAGAAAAGCTTTATGGATCACTAATACTTGACGCTGAAATGAGTACAGCTGTGCTGCGGTGGAGACGGCGTGAAATGAAGCATTATTACACAGCAATGATCTAGTTTGAAATCTTTTTGGGAAAATTAAATTGACATCTTCGTGAAAATCTACGAACGCAAGAAAAACCCATGTAACAATGTCCTGATTCTGGTTTGCCTAGGCGTATAGACCAGAACCTTGGAACCCGTTAACAACCATCGATGCAAGAAAAACCCATGTAACAATGTCCTGATTCTGGTCTGCCTAGGCGTCTAGACCAGAACCTTGGAACCCGTTAACAACCATCGATCCAATCCGATCCGATCCATTTAAGTCCGAGTCAGGTTCGAAACTCTGCCAACTTGGCCAACGACCATCTCCTAAACGGCTAAGTCTAACGAATATGACTTTTACAGTGAGAAAATGTTTCTTCTTTTATGCAAGAACAAGGATAGGACCTTTTTTGTCGGGGTATCTTGATTCTTGCCCAAGTTTTTTGTTAGTACAAGGCAAAAACCCTGTACTACTGTCGAATAAACCTTTGTAATATAATAAATCACATGACCAACATTGAACGTAAACTACGGGaagcataaaaaattaaaatatgctGGCATATATTCTCCATGCACTTGCAAAAAATCTACGTAGAATGTGAAGGCAATACAAGTAACAAAAAAGCATGCTAGATTTGACTCAACATAGCAGTCTGATAGAGAAAGCAGCCGAATTGGTTAAATAtagataattattaattaattatatgatatttgatatttcaaacaatacctaatttatttatattttgcgTTTTGAATTGGCGTAAGTAGGATAACAATTAAACAGAGTTTTAGTTTTTAACTTATAATtgttttttaccaaaaattttaataaaaaatttatgttatcaTCAATTTTACTTAATGAACTCGGTTCAGGTAATACATCTatcaatatcatatattttactACAAAATTCACATCTCATAGATTATTATTTGCTGAATTGTTATAATATGGAAAAAatatttggtaaaaaaaatatataatcaattgCTGAAAAATAACTGTATGACTAAATTGATAACATCATACATAATTAGCTAAAAATCACATATTATCACCataagaataaaaatgaattgCCCAAAAAAAGTTACCCTTAAATTCTGaattaatcatatcaaatcatTACGATTAAGGTCACATGCCTCTCGGCGCGCGCCCGCACAAACTGTTACACACTCACCGTGCACGTTGATATAAGCATTGATGAGTTAACATTAActtattggatgtgatgaaacataaaaaaattacacatcTAACAGATTAGTATCACCTCATCGGTGCTAACATAAGTATACACAGTAGATGTATAACATataaaactttatatatatatatataatgtaaacCAAAATTCTCGATATATTCCATTCctccaaacaaaaaaataagCTAAAAATTAAACAATTTGAACCAAATCACTGTACTGAGAACTACAAGATATAATTGCAGTCTAAAATATTCATTACAATTATAATTGTCAATATAATTCTGAAAATTTGGACAAAAAAATAACACGGcgcttcattaaaaaaataagcacCTTTCAAAATGTAAGTAGAATCCATCTACAGAAACTTACAATTTATTGTGCTGTTTCAGATCATGTATCAATGTATTCTGGAGAAACGATGTTTCTCAAAAGCTCCTTCAAATTCGCTAAGATGTGTCGTGGCCCTAAGCTCTTCACGCCGATGAAATTTAGAAGCTGTTCTAAATCCTGCAACCATGTAATTTTATAACTGATATGAAAATTGCTGAAATTTTAATCTTGGCTAAATTAGTACCAAATTGTAAAGTATGTTTTCATGATATACAGAAGTTAAGCTATCTTATTATAAGTCATTCAACGATTCAAGATTGAAATGCACCTTGTTTAGCAAAAACACGGCATAAGCTGCTCTTGTTGAATCTTGACCTTCGAGAAAAAGAGGAAATTCCATTGGCTTTGAGCTTGTCGAAATTGTTGGATCTAAAGTTGAACTAGATGCTGAATGCTCAATTGAAGGAGCATAATCTTGTATATATGATCGAGAACCTCCTAATCGAAATGGATATCGCAAAGGAACGTGCAGATAAGAAGCTATGAGTGAGACAACCTGCATAGAAAGAGACCATGGAGATCAAGAAATTAGAAAATTAGTGTACATGCATATTGCCAAATGCAAGTGATATCAGATAAGTTACATCAACACCCCTGAAGTTTGAACCACACGGATAAACACCCGTTATCCTAAATTGGTGTTAAAAAGACATTAAGATTCCTAGGAACATATCATGTGATAGCacttattaatattttgaatgtaaAACAGCAACCAAGAAAACTAGAATAACAAATATATTAGTTATTAATTTCATGCCCCGCAAAAGAGATGACACATACATGAGCGACATATCCCAAAGCAGTTGAAGATCGTTGAACCTCCTTCTTATCGGTGAAAAAACTCAGCTTCGTAAAAGGGATCATGGTAAGATGCAGACCCAAGATGGTCAACGAGGCCTGGTTAATAGGTTTTGATCCAGAGCAAACACCTGAAATTGGCAACAAAAAACAATGAGTATTCAGCGAAAGGATATGAATCATTAATTGGTAGAAATAAAAACAATGAGTAATTAGCATAAAACTTGCAGAAGGGAAGGCCTATCAAACGCAGCCACAAATACTTAATACAAACAAGGAGAACATATATTGAATCACAAAATTATGTAAGTGCATCGACAAGGTTATTGAAAGTACATAAAGTTTGGAATCACGTTATGTATAAacaaaaagtttaaaaagactACAAACAGCTATAAGTCAAAGCCTTTGGCTTGCAcacatgaaaatataaataagtaAATCGAGAGAGAGAATTTAACGCTaaactaaattatttatttctataAACTTGGCAGATTTAGCATGATTGGTCAAGGACTAGTTAGAAGCACTTGACTTCTCTAAAGATTACGCATATTCAACATCTGAAAGTAGTCCAATAAAAATTTCATCAGCAGACTATGGCAGAAAAAATAAAGAGACCGAACAGATCATGTCAAGCAATATTCTTAGAGAATTGCACAATACTCTCAAGGGATATGTATCAGGTGTCTGAGAGTGAAGTAAAACTTCAAAGGGATGTCAAGTTTGCGTTGTGCCGTGCTCAACACACGTACAGCATGGTGAAGAAATTAGAGTAACAAAACCCAGATCACAGTTCATGCCAGATAATTAACGCAATATTCGTGCTAAGTGTCCCAACCGAAATGTTCATGGATCAGAAAGTCGCCAATGCAAAGATTGAGTTTTGTACAGGATTCCTGGCAAGAGACTGGTCGTTTAGGGTTTCGCCCTCTAAGTAGGGAAACCAAAAACATCCCTCAGACATCCATCTTCCAAACACTTATTGACCTCGAGCAGTATTGCATTATAATCAGCACCAAAAATTGCTGCTAAACGGcagttaaaaaattatatgaaaagaAACAACAGTCTCCCTCCTATACAAGTGTGACTATTATGCCAAACAATCACTTAAAGtcttttaagtaaaataataatcaaaagtcaaTCTATTCAACAGAGGCATCTAGCAGTGAATAAACACAAGTGTTCAACAAAGTAGAAACAATTTACTGAATAACCCAAAGAACCTTGCAATACAATACATTGCATTAACACTTGCATCTGACATAAGACAGATTTCAAGCGTTTGCATGATAGTGATCAAAGGCACGCGCCTTGTTTGCACCATAGCTTAATCAAAGGTGCGCCTAGCTCACTTAAGCCCTAGGTGTGGCTGATGTGCCTGAGAGCACACCAAGCTTCACATTTCAATTAAGCGTGCATAGGGCAAACTCTAGGCCCGTATGCACACCTATTGTAGGAAGTTTCAGTTCCCAAAAGAAACAAGTTGAACCGGGTTTCTAAAGTGAGATACTTGAAGAAAAGTAGAAACCCCTGAATCCCTCAAAAACTTATAAGGTCGAAAGGCAATTAGTCTCCATAAAGGCCTATAGGGGGGTCCCGTCCTTCTCTTCTTCCCATCTTTTAAAGGCGAAGAGCAGATAAGAGAAGGTAATGCCATGATTCAAGGCTGAGAAAAGATAAACCTAGTATAGCTTAAGAACTCTGGCATATGTGCACAGGATAAgataatgaaatttttgtacGTCAGATACTTTATGAGCTTAAACAATACTGAGGCAACAAATAACAACTTCTTAATATGTTCAATGTGTATGGAAGCTTTCCATATAGAGTAGAGAACAATAAGTTTATAAAGTTAAGTTTAGATAATTTGCACAATAACAAACTCCCAACATAATTTAAACAGTCCAACCAACCATCTATTATGCAGATTGAGTAACCAGTTGCATATGTCCCTCTTTATACTTAACATTTCCAAAGTCGAAGCATGAATAACTATACACTTCTAACTGAATGTGTCGTATCATAGATAGTATCTTAGCTGTCTAAACAAAAAGAGGAGCATAACACATTAAAAAACATCCGATGGAAGATCCATTACCTGACTTAATACTGCTACTAAATGATTCAAGTTCTTGCTCAGGAACTTTTCCAATCACCACCTTTACTGGATATAGAAAAGAAACCTGAGACACCAGACACTGTTGCCTCACTCTCAATAACCTCTGCAATTTTTTCAGATGATCATAACCTTTTTCTCCAGCAAGTGACTTACTTGAATCCTgcgacaaaataaaaaataaaattacaggTGCACAGAAATCAATTCCAAATCAACCTAAAATAATccaatctataaaaaaaattagaaaatttaatGTAATATACTGGGAAATGAGAAATACAAAATGATTTGCAACAACATACAGCACacttaaattcttttttttttttgctaagaaacataacaatattattaatatgagaattttacaTTACAAGAAGTGGACTAGTGATCCACTGCCATGAACTAGTTAATTTTTAACAATACACATATGACCAATCTctaaaaatatcaaaagtaGACAATCCCTGAAAGTTTTTATCTGTATAAATGAATGCAGTGCAAGAGAGGATCATTATCATTCAAAATTAAGTGTCTCATAAACTCCATCAAAGtattatatatgaaataaaagaatgtatAAGAAACACCACAAACCAATACCATATTCACCAAAAAGATATAAACGACGAAGCCAGTGTGTGAGGATCAAATGCCAATTCATTTCAGCAGAAAAAACTAGCGAAAGCAATCTGAATAAGTAACCTACCATTCTATCGAAATATACCTGCATGCGCCTGCTGGCTACAGAAAGTGAGGTGCCACCGGCCAAAAGCGATCTAATTTTGGCACTAAGAAGTTCCTCCTGCTTTCTTACTTTCTCCTTTACAACCTTTGAATCCATTGACATGTTCCCCATCACCAACTTACGATATTCCAATCTATCACGCATCTGATCAAGCTCATCTGACTGGTTTAATGACTCAGCTTCTACCTGCGTTGAGAACCCAccaatggaatgaagaaaggaATGAAAGAAAATACAAGAAATGGTAAAGAATAAAATAAGTACGGCAATTTCTTAGGTACCACACAGGTCATTTACTTAAACCAGGTACAAATATAAAAGCAGATCCAAATGAATAGTACCATACTACTTAAAACcaagtaaaaatttaaaaatcgatcagcataaaaattacaataaaaaaaacagtGTAATATCATCCACCAATGTATTCTACATATAAGGTTCCAAACTTCCGATCTGAAAATACAGCAACAATGTAAGCTAGTTTTCTACTTTCTACAAATAAATGATTCTGAAAGAGTATCAATATATACGAGAATGAGAATTTACCACTAATAAATGCAACGTTTTTGGTATTTTAGTTTGTGGATGCGTTACCAATTAAAAATGAGATAACAAAGAAAATCAAATGTTTTGAAAGACAAATCAACAACATTTTTTGTATAAATGGAATTTTGATCCACTTATCCTTCCATTAGTctcaaagattaaaaaaattatatcgtGTTCTACTTTCTAAAAAAAAGAAGCAATTCAAATTACTCGAGACACAATTAATAAGGCCCACAAGGAGTGTGCTTAGACTCAAGGCGAGGCTTAGTTCATATGCCTACACGCAAGTCAAGGCACAACcctaatatacatatatatatacatatatgtatatatatatctatacatatatatatacatatatgtatacNATTCTTCTGTGTGTTGGCATACGCTCCATCAGTAGCACTCTTGAACTCCACAATACTGTTGACTTTAACCCTCTTGTTAAAATCAACTCTGTCTCTATACGCCGTGTTAAACACATCTTTACTTGCTTTACAACCTCCGGAAAATGTGAACTTCCACCTTCTCATGATAGTAAACCTATCTTTGTTGTCGTGATCAACTACAGCAGTAGCTATGTTTGAATTATCCATCAAACATATCTTATCAAACGTAGGGACGGAGGGACCACCACTGTTATCTTTTACAAGAACAACATATCCGTTGTGAACACTTGGACTCTCTTGACCTTGAAACCCGTCCCTAAATTGCATCCTAAAAGTCAGATTCAGTATCCTAATCTTATCACTGTGTCTGTCCTCGAACCCAGAACCGATAGGCACAGCACTCACGTGCCAACCATATCCTTGAACACCTCTGTTCACTGTTGCGTTGCTCAAGCTATGAATCTTAGTCTGGGTCCGATGACGTGCATATCTACTCATAATCTGGTACGGATTCCTCCTAATTGGACCCAGAAGACTCGTCCTGGGCTTCTTCCACATAGAATATGGATCCGGCCTCCTCTTCCTTTTCGGTCGGACCGGGACCAATGTGTATCCTCGACCCGATCTCGTATTCACCATCCTCGATCTTCTTTCTGTACTGAGCCTCTAATCCAATCTCCTCGGCCCTCATCAGGCCCATATTTATAGCCGCCCTCAGCTCCTCATCGAATTGGGCCACTCTAACGGCCCATCTCTCTCCCTTCTTCTGGGATACCCTGAAGGCCTTCATAAGGCCCATGAATATCTTGGCCTGCTCGAATAGGCCCAACTCCAATGCCCTGTCGCGCATTGCTTTCAGAAAGTAATTGGTGCAAAAACCTGTTAATCGACCGTACGTCGTAGGCAACTCCTCGGGAAAATACAAACGCTTTgccatttaaataaataataattccgAAAGAAATAATCAGAATTATCTGGGCCCACCAAAAAATCAACGACCCACAGTACTCTACCATATACTAGGATTGCTCCCAATGACCTCTTCGAGAACATTCAGATCCTCAATCcagatcatatttatagagtGGGACAGACGCGTACACAACACGCTAAAAACGTGGGACCCACGATGAGGCGGTGGGTCCCACACCCGCGACCGTAATATTATATGGTCGCGGGTAAAGGCCCCTTCCGAATATGCCTTCGGCATATTCATTATATTCTCTATCCTACTTTATATGTTCCACGTGTCGTCATCTCAACCGTTTATCTAATCAACGGTTCAGATTCACGGatttcaaatatcattcaaTCCCGTTAAGCGCCCCATACTATAAATGGCCCCATCTTCCCACGACCATTGTTATACAATAGAAGTTTCAAAAACTCTTCTCCAAACATCATTTTCCAAATGCCTCGCCGTACACCTTCTTATCGCCTCAGGGGTAAGTCTATTTTCTTAACTTACCCCAAATGCCCTTTAATTCcaatttttataattgattatctaaatcaattattaaataatttcacTGTTACCTACACCAGAGTCTGCACAGAGAATCACCAGGACGGTGAACCACACCTTCACTGTCTTGTCCAACTGGACAAACAGTTTGAGACGAAGGACCCCAGATTCTTCGACATCCAGGGTCACCACCCAAACACCCAGATCCCCAGACACGACGCCGCCGTTGCCGATTACATCGCCAAGGGTGGCCAATTCGAGGAGAGAGGAATACTTAGGGCTTCAAGAAGAAGTCCTAAGAAATCTAGGGATACCATCTGGAAATCAATTCTCCAACAATCAACATCCAAGTCCGATTTCATCGATCGGGTCCGTACAGAACAGCCCTACACATACGCCACCCAATTACGGAACTTGGAATACATGGCTGACAGACAGTGGCCCACTCCCCCTACTGTGTACACATCCAGATGGTCCACCTTCCCTAGCGTTCCTCCTTCCCTAACAGAATGGGCCGAAACTAACTTATATTGTGTTAGTTCCCACTCTGTTAATTTAATTAACCCATTCGTCGATAACTCTGACCTACTTTGGGCTCATGATCTAACTGCTGAATTCTTAAACGACGAATGGCTTGCTGACATTGACCTTGCTTCTGTTCATGATGATACAGGACCAGGAACAGAAACCGGACCGCCCAATGACCCTAATAATTGAAGGCCCAACAAGAACTGGGAAGACTGCTTGGGCCAGATCATTGGGCTTACATAATTACTATTGTGGAGGCGTTGATTTctctttttataataataatgcattatataatataatagatgATATTCCTTTCAAGTTTTTACCATGTAAAAAGGAAATCCTCGGCTCACAAAAAGATTTTACGGTAAATGAAAAATACCGTAAAAAAACAAAGGTGAAAGGAGGCATTCCAACTATTATTATTTGTAACCCTGACCAATCATATAGATTGGCATTGTCACAAAGCGATATGTACGAATGGTCAAAGGATAATGTAATTCATATAGAAATAaaagaatcttttttttaatatattttcatccACAACACCATCTGTAAAATCCTTCGGATTTTATTTAGAACATATTTATAAATTGAATCCTTTTTTCAGTTAATTATTGCTAGCGGTTTCTTTAATGACTGGTAATTATGACACAAAAACTATTaagaaaactttatttatttgacAATGTTTCGCTAATTACAATTACATTTACACAATCGAAACATATCGTACAACGACATGTCCGTCAACTAAATAATCAAACGACTGTCCTAACATATACAACACCCATGCATTCTTCTGTGTGTTGGCATACGCTCCATCAGTAGCACTCTTGAACTCCACAATACTGTTGACTTTAACCCTCTTGTTAAAATCAACTCTGTCTCTATACGCCGTGTTAAACACATCTTTACTTGCTTTACAACCTCCGGAAAATGTGAACTTCCACCTTCTCATGATAGTAAACCTATCTTTGTTGTCGTGATCAACTACAGCAGTAGCTATGTTTGAATTATCCATCAAACATATCTTATCAAACGTAGGGACGGAGGGACCACCACTGTTATCTTTTACAAGAACAACATATCCGTTGTGAACACTTGGACTCTCTTGACCTTGAAACCCGTCCCTAAATTGCATCCTAAAAGTCAGATTCAGTATCCTAATCTTATCACTGTGTCTGTCCTCGAACCCAGAACCGATAGGCACAGCACTCACGTGCCAACCATATCCTTGAACACCTCTGTTCACTGTTGCGTTGCTCAAGCTATGAATCTTAGTCTGGGTCCGATGACGTGCATATCTACTCATAATCTGGTACGGATTCCTCCTAATTGGACCCAGAAGACTCGTCCTGGGCTTCTTCCACATAGAATATGGATCCGGCCTCCTCTTCCTTTTCGGTCGGACCGGGACCAATGTGTA comes from Primulina huaijiensis isolate GDHJ02 chromosome 2, ASM1229523v2, whole genome shotgun sequence and encodes:
- the LOC140964012 gene encoding ER lumen protein-retaining receptor-like; amino-acid sequence: MNIFRLAGDLTHLASVLVLLLKIHTIKSCAGISLKTQELYAVVFATRYLDLFTTYISLYNTLMKLIFLGSSFSIVWYIRKHKIVRRSYDKDQDTFRHYFLVLPCLVLALLIHEKFTFREVLWAFSLFLEAVAILPQLVLLQRTRNIDNLTGQYVCLLGAYRALYILNWIYRYFTEPHFVHWITWISGLVQTLLYADFFYYYFQSLKNNVKLQLPA
- the LOC140964019 gene encoding vacuolar protein sorting 38 isoform X2, with the translated sequence MESTKPIVKVLEEKREVKVDQRAKVIDWEDYEQELARLCSLTSALEEARKKKNALDQKLNSFIQVKAESLNQSDELDQMRDRLEYRKLVMGNMSMDSKVVKEKVRKQEELLSAKIRSLLAGGTSLSVASRRMQDSSKSLAGEKGYDHLKKLQRLLRVRQQCLVSQVSFLYPVKVVIGKVPEQELESFSSSIKSGVCSGSKPINQASLTILGLHLTMIPFTKLSFFTDKKEVQRSSTALGYVAHVVSLIASYLHVPLRYPFRLGGSRSYIQDYAPSIEHSASSSTLDPTISTSSKPMEFPLFLEGQDSTRAAYAVFLLNKDLEQLLNFIGVKSLGPRHILANLKELLRNIVSPEYIDT
- the LOC140964019 gene encoding vacuolar protein sorting 38 isoform X1; amino-acid sequence: MESTKPIVKVLEEKREVKVDQRAKVIDWEDYEQELARLCSLTSALEEARKKKNALDQKLNSFIQVEAESLNQSDELDQMRDRLEYRKLVMGNMSMDSKVVKEKVRKQEELLSAKIRSLLAGGTSLSVASRRMQDSSKSLAGEKGYDHLKKLQRLLRVRQQCLVSQVSFLYPVKVVIGKVPEQELESFSSSIKSGVCSGSKPINQASLTILGLHLTMIPFTKLSFFTDKKEVQRSSTALGYVAHVVSLIASYLHVPLRYPFRLGGSRSYIQDYAPSIEHSASSSTLDPTISTSSKPMEFPLFLEGQDSTRAAYAVFLLNKDLEQLLNFIGVKSLGPRHILANLKELLRNIVSPEYIDT